TTCCTATCGTTCGGTATCAGCGCAGTCATCGTCATTTCGCTGGTGATCTGGACGTACGGGATGCTCCTGTACGTCGAGGATCCCCAGGACGAGTTCGACGAGGAACCGGTCGAAATCGAAGTCACCGGTGAGAGCTTCGCCTGGCACTTCGAGTACGCGAACGGCGTTGAAGCAAGTAGTACCATGCGCATTCCGGCCGACAAGCCGGTCGCGATCCAGACGACATCGGGCGACGTCTGGCACACGTTCGGCATACCCGACTTACGGGTGAAAGCCGACGCGATTCCGGGCGAATACGACGAGACGTGGTTCATGGCCGACGAAGCCGGAGCGGAACACGAGATCAAGTGTTTCGAACTCTGTGGTGAGTCCCACACGGCCATGGTCGGGAACGTACAGGTCATGGAAGAGGAGGCGTTCAACGAGTGGCTCAACGGTCAGCTGACGCTCGACGTCGAGATCGTCGACCAGAACGAAGAGCCGGTCACCGAAGGCTACGAGATGACCCTCGAGCACACTCAGAACGACCAGTACGAGGAGGACCTCGTGCACACGTACACCGCCGAGGACTTCGACGAGAACGGGACGATCAGTCTCGATCACGAGGATCTCCAGCAGGGCGGCGAGTACAACGTGACGATCACGTTCGAGGACGACCAGTACGAGACGGTCGAGGAGACCATCGAAATCGACGGCCCCTCGAGCGAGACCTTCACGGTCGGCAGCGCCGACGAAGCGGATAATGGAAACGGAACCAACGAGAGCGACGACGGAGGTGACGGCGAATGAGTGATCTACCGCCGATGACGTCGGTCAAGCGGTGGCTGGTTACGACTAACCACAAGGACGTCGGGATCCTCTATATCGCGACGGCCCTGTTCTTCCTCCTGCTCGGCGGCGTCCTCGCGCTGCTCTTCCGTGCGCATCTGTGGGCGCCCGGCGGAACGGGGCTACTCGAGACCGTCGAGTTCAACCAGGCCGTCTCGGCCCACGGGCTGTTGATGGTCTTCTGGTTCCTCTCGCCGATCGCGTCCGGGTTCGCGAACTACTTCGTCCCGCTGCAGATCGGTGCGAAGGATCTGGCGTTCCCGCGACTGAACGCCCTGAGCTACTGGTTCTACCTGTTCTCGGGCGTTCTGATGGGGATTTCCTTCTTCCAGGGAACGACGTTCGCCGGCGGCTGGACGATGTACGCGCCGCTGAACGTGCCGTCGTTCAACACGGTAATGGAGGCGACGGCCGGCGGGAACGCGACGGTGCTCGCGCTCCTGCTGTTCGTCATCTCGATCACGATCGGGACGGTGAACTTCCTCGTCACGATCCACCGCTCGCGTGCGGAGGGCCTCGGCCTGTGGAACATGCCGATGTTCACCTGGTCGTGGCTGCTGACGGTCTGGATGATGCTGTTCGCGTTCGCGGCGTTGCTGGCCGCGCTCCTGTTGCTCTCGATCGACCGGATCATGCTCACGCAGTACTTCTCGACCGATCAGGGCTCGAGTCTGCTGTGGGCGCACTTGTTCTGGTTCTTCGGGCACCCAGAGGTGTATATCGTCTTCTTCCCCGCTCTGGGAATCATGTTCGAGACGTTCCAGACGTTCACGGGGCGACGACTCGTCGGCCGCAAGTGGGTCATCATCGCGATGGTCCTCGTCGCGGTCCAGTCGTTCCTCGTCTGGATGCACCACATGTTCCTGACGGCGATCAACCTCGAGATCAAGACGCTGTTCATGGCGACGACCATCGGGATCTCGCTGCCGTTCGACCTGATGGTCTTCGCGCTGATCTACACGATGGTCAAGGGACGCGTGCGGTTTACCACGCCGTTCCTGTTCAGCCTCGGGGCGCTCGTGCTGTTCATCCTCGGCGGTATCACCGGGGTCTTCCTCGGTGCCGTCGTGCTGGACTACGAGTTCCGCGGCACCTACTGGGTCGTCGCGCACTTCCACTACGTGATGGTCTCCGGCGTCACCGCGCTGGTCGGCGGGATCTACTACTGGTGGCCGAAGATAACCGGGAAGATGTACTCCG
This portion of the Haloterrigena gelatinilytica genome encodes:
- the coxB gene encoding cytochrome c oxidase subunit II, with amino-acid sequence MPLQQTRVDVFEDIFLVFLGLGTLVGVVVISYVLYNAYKYRDDGEAKDDESLPTLGELPTGGKGGKKLFLSFGISAVIVISLVIWTYGMLLYVEDPQDEFDEEPVEIEVTGESFAWHFEYANGVEASSTMRIPADKPVAIQTTSGDVWHTFGIPDLRVKADAIPGEYDETWFMADEAGAEHEIKCFELCGESHTAMVGNVQVMEEEAFNEWLNGQLTLDVEIVDQNEEPVTEGYEMTLEHTQNDQYEEDLVHTYTAEDFDENGTISLDHEDLQQGGEYNVTITFEDDQYETVEETIEIDGPSSETFTVGSADEADNGNGTNESDDGGDGE
- a CDS encoding cbb3-type cytochrome c oxidase subunit I, whose translation is MSDLPPMTSVKRWLVTTNHKDVGILYIATALFFLLLGGVLALLFRAHLWAPGGTGLLETVEFNQAVSAHGLLMVFWFLSPIASGFANYFVPLQIGAKDLAFPRLNALSYWFYLFSGVLMGISFFQGTTFAGGWTMYAPLNVPSFNTVMEATAGGNATVLALLLFVISITIGTVNFLVTIHRSRAEGLGLWNMPMFTWSWLLTVWMMLFAFAALLAALLLLSIDRIMLTQYFSTDQGSSLLWAHLFWFFGHPEVYIVFFPALGIMFETFQTFTGRRLVGRKWVIIAMVLVAVQSFLVWMHHMFLTAINLEIKTLFMATTIGISLPFDLMVFALIYTMVKGRVRFTTPFLFSLGALVLFILGGITGVFLGAVVLDYEFRGTYWVVAHFHYVMVSGVTALVGGIYYWWPKITGKMYSETLGKLNFAVYFVGFNLLYFPLFLAWETPRRVFHYSEGAQIYHQAATVGAFIFGASFLIMFFTLGKSLLSGPDAPDNPWEYSRTAEWAIPSPPPLENWTDRPSYASGRLEFVDDAAAATDGGVATGHGEATAVDTTHEEHADHASIWPFGIGVGTFVLFLGLSGMTPYVHEFIQGTDHPPEHLASAAAEPSITYPILSLLGVGILGVALFKFGVEEFNVPEMAVAERWPFGGVGNTKLGVWVFLASDVVVFGGAIGAYVFMRLHSGWGNWHLDTITMAGLFNTYVLLTSSFTVILALAFAERKNKKAMLTSMVVTVLLAFVFMGVKAFEYSSKFADGHYWFSGIDYSIYFVTTGLHALHVLLGVLVALFMIYRIVSVDAYLEDHRPVEFFGLYWHFVDIVWVFLFPLFYLM